The proteins below come from a single Mycobacterium parmense genomic window:
- the regX gene encoding two-component sensory transduction protein RegX, with protein sequence MTSVLIVEDEESLADPLAFLLRKEGFEATVMTDGPAALAEFDRAGADIVLLDLMLPGMSGTDVCKQLRARSSVPVIMVTARDSEIDKVVGLELGADDYVTKPYSARELIARIRAVLRRGGDDDSEISDGVLESGPVRMDVERHVVSVNGDTITLPLKEFDLLEYLMRNSGRVLTRGQLIDRVWGADYVGDTKTLDVHVKRLRSKIEADPANPVHLVTVRGLGYKLEG encoded by the coding sequence ATGACCAGCGTGCTTATCGTGGAGGATGAGGAGTCGCTGGCTGATCCGCTGGCATTCCTGCTCCGCAAGGAGGGCTTCGAGGCCACGGTGATGACCGACGGCCCCGCCGCGCTGGCCGAGTTCGACCGCGCCGGCGCCGACATCGTCTTGCTTGACCTCATGCTCCCGGGCATGTCGGGCACCGACGTGTGCAAGCAGCTGCGCGCGCGCTCCAGCGTGCCGGTGATCATGGTGACCGCCCGCGACAGTGAGATCGACAAGGTGGTGGGGCTCGAGCTCGGCGCGGACGACTACGTGACCAAGCCGTATTCGGCGCGCGAGTTGATCGCCCGGATCCGCGCGGTGCTGCGCCGCGGGGGCGACGACGACTCCGAGATCAGCGACGGGGTGCTGGAGTCCGGCCCGGTGCGGATGGACGTCGAGCGGCACGTCGTCTCCGTCAACGGCGACACGATCACGTTGCCGCTCAAGGAGTTCGACTTGCTCGAGTACCTGATGCGCAACAGTGGCCGGGTGCTGACCCGCGGACAGCTGATCGACCGGGTCTGGGGCGCGGACTACGTGGGCGACACCAAGACGCTCGACGTGCACGTCAAGCGCCTGCGCTCCAAGATCGAGGCCGACCCGGCCAACCCCGTGCACCTGGTCACGGTGCGCGGGCTGGGCTACAAGCTCGAGGGTTAG
- a CDS encoding Ppx/GppA phosphatase family protein: protein MRLGVLDVGSNTVHLLVVDAHRGGHPTPMSSTKATLRLAESIDGSGKLTKRGAEKLISTIDEFAKIADSSGCAELMAFATSAVRDAENSDDVLARVRKETGVELQVLDGVAESRLTFLAVRRWYGWSAGRIINLDIGGGSLEMSSGVDEEPEVALSLPLGAGRLTREWLPDDPPGRRRVAMLRDWLDAELSDASMTVLDAGAPDLAVATSKTFRSLARLTGAAPSAAGPRVKRTLTANGLRQLISFISRMTTADRAELEGVSAERAPQIVAGALVAEASMRALSIESVDICPWALREGLILRKLDSEADGTALMEPAKGDAGGSAVDRDGNRSRGDKS from the coding sequence GTGCGATTGGGCGTTCTCGACGTGGGTAGCAACACGGTGCATCTGCTCGTCGTCGATGCCCACCGCGGCGGGCATCCGACGCCGATGAGTTCGACGAAAGCCACGCTGCGGCTGGCCGAGTCGATCGACGGTTCGGGCAAGCTCACCAAACGCGGCGCGGAGAAGCTGATCTCCACCATCGACGAGTTCGCCAAGATCGCCGACAGTTCAGGCTGCGCCGAGCTGATGGCCTTCGCCACATCGGCTGTGCGCGACGCCGAGAACTCCGACGACGTGCTGGCCCGGGTGCGCAAAGAGACCGGCGTCGAGTTACAGGTTCTCGACGGGGTGGCCGAGTCGAGGCTGACCTTCCTGGCGGTGCGCCGCTGGTACGGGTGGAGCGCCGGCCGGATCATCAACCTCGACATCGGCGGCGGGTCGCTGGAGATGTCCAGCGGCGTCGACGAGGAGCCCGAGGTCGCGCTGTCGCTGCCGCTGGGCGCCGGCAGGCTGACCCGCGAATGGCTGCCCGACGACCCGCCCGGCCGCCGCCGCGTGGCGATGCTGCGCGACTGGTTGGACGCCGAGCTGTCGGACGCCAGCATGACCGTGCTGGACGCCGGTGCCCCCGACCTCGCGGTGGCCACCTCCAAGACGTTCCGGTCTTTGGCGCGGCTGACCGGTGCGGCGCCGTCGGCCGCCGGGCCCCGGGTCAAACGGACGCTCACAGCAAACGGTCTCAGGCAACTCATATCTTTCATCTCTAGGATGACCACCGCTGATCGCGCAGAACTGGAGGGGGTGAGCGCCGAGCGGGCGCCGCAGATCGTGGCGGGTGCCCTGGTGGCGGAGGCGAGCATGCGAGCGTTGTCGATCGAATCGGTGGATATCTGCCCGTGGGCGTTACGGGAAGGTCTCATCTTGCGCAAACTCGACAGCGAAGCCGACGGAACCGCCCTCATGGAGCCCGCCAAAGGCGATGCTGGAGGTTCAGCAGTTGATCGGGACGGCAACCGATCGAGAGGCGACAAATCATGA